One genomic region from Quercus robur chromosome 4, dhQueRobu3.1, whole genome shotgun sequence encodes:
- the LOC126722963 gene encoding uncharacterized protein LOC126722963: MEAAKQRVRAAAARKKEEDKAKGKDGASTPHSSLKGSIKRKSDGKDDPPSKKVAVTPTDAPSQKSPPKLSHGAGKGVMTSSGPVVEGPRCLLTHKDHAVESLESLIKQTDLDPCAQLGTDDLGASAFFDIARALVRVKALQDRCMAKEGVVSRVRRHNSTLMDQQAQYKEAVRLLNTDLKDVKEKLGEAEGEQKRLEEEVSSLRAQVVTAGADAVEKFKTTQSFIDSCADYYGAGFDDCLKQVSLAYPELDLSGITMDTSVPMTPAADRDDEPLSLDSLLNDAGVVLAQPAVATPAGPSDQIVKDKADGVSKDAPAA, from the exons ATTCCTCTTTGAAGGGCTCAATCAAGAGGAAATCTGACGGAAAGGATGATCCTCCTTCCAAGAAGGTGGCCGTCACTCCTACGGACGCGCCCTCCCAGAAGTCACCTCCCAAGCTTAGTCACGGTGCTGGGAAAGGAGTGATGACTTCTTCTGGTCCTGTCGTTGAGGGGCCCCGTTGCTTGCTGACTCACAAAGATCATGCTGTCGAGAGTCTGGAGTCTCTTATCAAACAGACGGATCTGGATCCTTGTGCTCAGCTTGGGACGGATGACCTGGGGGCGTCAGCCTTCTTTGATATTGCACGG gccttggttcgtgttAAAGCACTCCAAGATCGTTGCATGGCCAAAGAAGGCGTCGTCTCTCGGGTGAGGAGGCACAACTCCACCTTGATGGATCAGCAGGCGCAATACAAGGAGGCCGTCCGTCTCTTAAACACAGACCTGAAGGATGTGAAGGAGAAGCTAGGAGAAGCAGAGGGTGAGCAGAAGAGACTTGAGGAGGAGGTTTCGTCTCTGCGTGCGCAGGTGGTGACGGCTGGGGCTGACGCAGTTGAAAAGTTCAAGACAACTCAGTCCTTCATCGACTCTTGTGCTGATTACTATGGCGCAGGTTTTGATGATTGTCTGAAGCAAGTGTCGTTAGCTTATCCGGAGCTGGATCTGTCTGGAATCACCATGGACACTTCCGTTCCAATGACTCCTGCCGCTGACAGAGATGACGAACCCCTTAGCTTGGATTCCTTGCTTAACGACGCTGGGGTTGTTCTGGCCCAGCCTGCTGTTGCTACCCCTGCTGGGCCTTCAGATCAGATTGTGAAGGATAAAGCTGACGGGGTCTCCAAGGACGCTCCTGCCGCTTAA